GGTGCAAGCAAAAGGAGCTGTCTCACAGCTCCTTTTGGCTTTTGCCGGCAGAGTATTTTTCAGGCCGGAATCCGGGGCTGTGCCAAAAGCGGGCCTTCTTTAACTGTCGCCGCCGTTTTGCGCCCATTCTTTGGCCACCTCCAGGCCGAATACATAGCGCTGCCGCAAGGTATTCGCGAACAAGGCGGGGTCCAGCCTGCGCCGGTAGGTCAGACGGTAAAAGATCACTTCGCCGATGGCCCAGGTAAAAGCATAAGCCAGGGCAGCTTTGGCGATCAGCCGCATACTCAGGGGAATACGGTTGAGGATGCTGTTCGCCAGTCCCTGGGCGATGCTGGCCATGACAATAATGAAGGCAAATTCCGGCGCCCGGTTCAGGGGGCGGACCTGGTGGCCGGCAATTCCGGTCAGTCCAAACATCATTTTGAATTCGTTGGCAGTTAAAACCGTAAAATCAGTGAGCAGCTCCAGCGGAGCAGTAATGGTCGACTGCAGATTCGGCATGGTTTGCGGCAGGCCGGCAAGCAAGACCCAAAAGGCATTCTGCAACGCCGTATTTTCAATTTCCCTTTGAGCCTGCTTGGGGCGGAAAACCGGAAAATGGTAGGCCAGACCAAAACGGATATCCTGATGATTGGAGAGGATTTGCGCTGGCAGAAAGGAAAAATTGTCCGGATCAAACAAATAGACGTCGGTCTTATATTTCCTCACATCATCCAGGTAACGGGACGCGACGATGCAGAAACGGCAGGATTGAATCATTTTCCCTTTTAGTTCACCCTGCTCCGGAATGATGCGGGCAACGCATTCTTTGATCTGAGTGGCATCAGCCGGTACAAAGCTGATTTTACCCGGATTCTTAGTATGATAGGGAAAGCATTGCAGCCAATGCAGCATGTCGGCAATGTCTAATTCGCTGCCAACCAGGCCGATGTGAAAATTCTGCTGCGTCAATTGGTTGGTCTCATGCCAGTTGATCTTTTTGATTTCTGACCAGGCCTTGCCAAAGACATTGACATCAGGTATCGCCCGTTTGCGCGCCAAATCGCCTTCCTCCTTGCCGGGAATCTTATGTCGCATTCATAATGTTTCCGTCCCGCCAGCATTATATCCCCTGGCATTGATTATCTTTCTGTTAAAAAACTGTAGCCCCGGAGATGTCTCCGGGGCTGCAGTTATGCCGTTTGCGGCGCTGTTGCCTGACTTGACGGCGCCGGCAGGGATAAACATGGCTGTTTCTCCGGCCATAACCGTTCGGCTATCGGATTCAGCGCGCCATCGGCTGCGGCCGACGCTGCACCGGTGACGGCTGCCGTAACCCAGTGGCCCGGGGTTAAGGGAGCGGCACTAAACAACAGGCGCAGGGCCGGCACCTGAATGACAGCGATGACCAGACCGAAGGAGGCGGCCGCTGAGGCCAGCAAAGCCGGGTTGCTCAGTATGCCCACCCGCCCGGCTTCTTTTTCGATGCGGCAGTCAAACAAATGGAAAAATTGACTGATCGACAGTTGCAGCATCACTGCTGTCCGGGCGGCCTCAATCGTAGTTCCCCTCCGCAACAGCCACCAATAGTAAAGCAGGCTGATGCCGCCAATCGCGATGCCCCGCTGCAGGATTTTCCGGCCCAGGCTGCCGGCAAATACATTGTGATGCGCGTCGTGAGGCGGTTTTTGCATAATATCCCTGGCTGGCGGATCGTTTACCAGCGCCAGGGCAGGCAGGCCATCACCCACCATATTGATAAACAGCAGCTGAATGGGCAGCAGCGGCACCGGCAAGCCGCCAACCATAGCAGCCACCATCAGAACCACCTCGCCGATATTGGTTGCCAGCAGATAGCGAATGGCTTTGCGGATATTGGCATGGATAGCCCGACCTTCCTCCACGGCCGCTACGATCGTGGCAAAGTTGTCGTCCGTCAGGGTCATGGCCGCTGCCTCTTTGGTCACATCCGTTCCCTGAAGGCCCATGGCGATCCCAATATGGGCGGCTTTCACCGCCGGGGCGTCGTTGACTCCGTCGCCGGTCATGGCCGCAATATGGCCTCCGGCCCGCAAAGCCTGAACAATTCTCAGCTTATGCTGCGGCGCGGTGCGGGCGAAGATCGTCACCCGCCCCACGGCCTCGTGCAGTTCCTCATCCGTCAGCTGATCCAGATCACACCCGGTCAGCAGGGTGGATTCGTCTGCCGGCAGACCGATTTCGCCGGCTACAGCCAGAGCGGTCCTGGGATGATCGCCGGTAATCATGATCACTTTAATGCCTGCCTGACGACAACGTACAATCGCTGACCGCACGGTTGACCTGGGAGGATCCACCATGCCTGCCAGGCCGCAGAATACCAGGCCTTGCTCCAAGCCCTCCCCTTCCGCTTCCCGGCACTCCTGAGTCAGGGGACGATAGGCCGCCGCCAGGACCCGCATGGCCCGTGAGGCCAGATATTCACTGGCGGCCAGCAGCCTCTCCCTCATGCTCTCATTCAGCGGCTGGATGCCGCTTCCCGTCAGGTATCCATAACATTTGGCGAGAATCGCGTCCGGCGCGCCTTTACAATACAGCACCCGGTCTTTTTCGGCGCAGACCACCGACATCATGCGGCGTTCCGGCTCAAACGGATTTTCCTGCAGGCGGACATAGGATTGTCCCAGCTGCTCAAAGGGAATGCCGGCTTTGGCGGCGGCGACCAAAAAAGCCGCTTCGGTGGGATCGCCTTCCACCCGCCACTGGGTGCCCCCCTGGCCAGGCTGCTGACTGTCCGTCAAAGATTCCAAATACAACCGGGAATTGTTGCAAACCGCCCCGGTCAGCAATGTCTGCCATAAAACCGGATCATCCGCCGGGTTGACGGCGCCGGTTTCACCGTAGAATTCCCCTTCCGGCCGGTATCCTTCGCCGCTGATCCGATAGGCGGCATCGGCGGTTATGACAGCCCGGATGGTCATGGCGTTTTGGGTCAGGGTCCCGGTTTTGTCCGAGCAGATCACGGTGGCGCAGCCTAAGGCCTCCAGCGAGGCCAGCTTTCTGACAATAATATTGCGTTTGGCCATCCGCCTGACACCCATGGCTAAAGCAATCATCACCACGGCCGACAATCCTTCCGGAATGGCGGCCACAGCCAGGCTGGCGCCGGTCTGCAGCATGGGCAGCACCCCGCCGCCCCGCCAGACCCCCAATGCGAAGACAAGACCTGAAACGGCCAGACAGCCCTTTAAGAGATAATTGGCCAATTCCTCCAGCCGCATCTGCAAGGGTGTCTTTTCCGGCGCGGCGTGATTCAGCATCAGGGCGATTTTCCCCATCTCGGTGGTCATGCCTGTAGCCACAACAATAGCCACAGCCCGGCCCCGGGTGACGCTGGTCCCCATGAAAACCATATTTTTCTGTCCGGCCAGCGGCACAATGCCTTTGGCCAAGTACTGGGCCTCCTTCTTGACCGGAACGGCTTCGCCGGTCAGGGAGGCTTCCTCCACAGCAAAACTGCGGCAGCTCAGCAGTCTGGCATCCGCCGCCACCCGGTCCCCTGCCTCCAGGAGGATAATATCTCCCGGCGTCAAAAGCTTGGCCGGCTTTTTCAGCAGTTTACCCTCGCGGATCACTTTAGCTGCAGGCGCTGTCAGCCGCTGCAGGGCGGCCAGCGAATTCTCCGCCCGTTTTTCCTGGACGACCCCCAGGACAGCATTGCCAAAGACCACAGCAACTGTCAGGAAGGCGTCCTTGCGCTGGCCGAGAAAGATAGAAAGCCCGGCTGCGCCTAACAAGACCTGGACCATAACGTCATCGAACTGCCGCAGCACCAGACGCCAAAGCGGCACTGCCTCACCTTCGGCCAGCCGGTTTTCCCCGAAATGCTCCAGCCGGTCGGCTGCCTGGCTCTCCGTTAAGCCCTGTTCCGGCGTTGTGCCCAATTGCCGGCAGAGAAACTCTCCGCTTTCATGGCACCAGGAAACCGGCTCCGGCCCCAGTTCCGCCAGGACCGGGGTTAAATGCCCGGCCATGCGGGTGCTGCCCGGCAGCACCCGCATGGCCGGGACGGGGTTCATCGCCCTATCCTTCCCCTGCCGCCAACCGGTCAGATACTCCCAGCCGCCCAGACGGGTCGAGTTGGCAATAATCAAGAGGGTGGTAAAATTCTGCAGCAGGGCGATGCCGCCGGGGGACAAGAGGCAGGTTGCCGCCAGCGGGATGGCCACCAGGTTGGACCCTACTGCCAGCCGTAAGTTTTGTCTGGCAATGACCTGGGTCTTTTGACGAATGATTTCCAGTTCCGAAAGATCACCGGCGCCAGCGCACGGGTCAACACCAGACTGCCGGGTTGCTGCCGGCGGATAGCAGCGCTGCATAGCCCGGGCGATTCCCATGGCTTGCGCCAATTGCACAGCCAGCAAAATACCGGCCGGACAGCCGGCCACCAGCACTGCCAGGCTCCGGGTCATATCGCGCCCCTGCAGGTACAACAATCCGGCTAAACCAATGGTGGCCGGCGTCATAAACCGGTTGTAAGCTTGAGCGAAGGCCGGCGGCGCATAAACTGTCCGCACCGCCTGCTTGGCATATAAATGCTGTTCAGGCTGCCCTTGCGCCATATCCTGTACGAACCGCTCAGCTTTTTCCCCGATGGCTGCCTGCAGCCATCGCGTCAGATAAACAATCCAGAGTACGCCCAGCCCGGCGATGTTTTGCTGAGCGGCGGCAACGCCGATCAACAACAGTGAAATCGGCCAATCCGAATCCATATTGCGCGAGCGGGCGGCTTTGTCCAGGCTGTTGCGCAGCAGGGGATACCCGGCCACAACCGTGGTTAGAGCCGCCACATGACCGACCATTGGGGATGCGGCTGCCTGGGGTGGGC
Above is a genomic segment from Acetonema longum DSM 6540 containing:
- a CDS encoding HAD-IC family P-type ATPase, producing MAFAIYTDRLHALPGRMRVRVDGMRQHSEMASYVIAVLRQTPGVKSAAANVRTGRALIYFDDARTSYRVLDEVIHAASRKFLTEEEKRQAVIGRSGESARKKAVVGAFLSGGLLAGLLFKRFVLRRPPQAAASPMVGHVAALTTVVAGYPLLRNSLDKAARSRNMDSDWPISLLLIGVAAAQQNIAGLGVLWIVYLTRWLQAAIGEKAERFVQDMAQGQPEQHLYAKQAVRTVYAPPAFAQAYNRFMTPATIGLAGLLYLQGRDMTRSLAVLVAGCPAGILLAVQLAQAMGIARAMQRCYPPAATRQSGVDPCAGAGDLSELEIIRQKTQVIARQNLRLAVGSNLVAIPLAATCLLSPGGIALLQNFTTLLIIANSTRLGGWEYLTGWRQGKDRAMNPVPAMRVLPGSTRMAGHLTPVLAELGPEPVSWCHESGEFLCRQLGTTPEQGLTESQAADRLEHFGENRLAEGEAVPLWRLVLRQFDDVMVQVLLGAAGLSIFLGQRKDAFLTVAVVFGNAVLGVVQEKRAENSLAALQRLTAPAAKVIREGKLLKKPAKLLTPGDIILLEAGDRVAADARLLSCRSFAVEEASLTGEAVPVKKEAQYLAKGIVPLAGQKNMVFMGTSVTRGRAVAIVVATGMTTEMGKIALMLNHAAPEKTPLQMRLEELANYLLKGCLAVSGLVFALGVWRGGGVLPMLQTGASLAVAAIPEGLSAVVMIALAMGVRRMAKRNIIVRKLASLEALGCATVICSDKTGTLTQNAMTIRAVITADAAYRISGEGYRPEGEFYGETGAVNPADDPVLWQTLLTGAVCNNSRLYLESLTDSQQPGQGGTQWRVEGDPTEAAFLVAAAKAGIPFEQLGQSYVRLQENPFEPERRMMSVVCAEKDRVLYCKGAPDAILAKCYGYLTGSGIQPLNESMRERLLAASEYLASRAMRVLAAAYRPLTQECREAEGEGLEQGLVFCGLAGMVDPPRSTVRSAIVRCRQAGIKVIMITGDHPRTALAVAGEIGLPADESTLLTGCDLDQLTDEELHEAVGRVTIFARTAPQHKLRIVQALRAGGHIAAMTGDGVNDAPAVKAAHIGIAMGLQGTDVTKEAAAMTLTDDNFATIVAAVEEGRAIHANIRKAIRYLLATNIGEVVLMVAAMVGGLPVPLLPIQLLFINMVGDGLPALALVNDPPARDIMQKPPHDAHHNVFAGSLGRKILQRGIAIGGISLLYYWWLLRRGTTIEAARTAVMLQLSISQFFHLFDCRIEKEAGRVGILSNPALLASAAASFGLVIAVIQVPALRLLFSAAPLTPGHWVTAAVTGAASAAADGALNPIAERLWPEKQPCLSLPAPSSQATAPQTA